Below is a genomic region from Ahaetulla prasina isolate Xishuangbanna chromosome 16, ASM2864084v1, whole genome shotgun sequence.
gggaggTCTCTGCAGGCTTTggatggaggggagggagggaggcagctgCTCCCCCTCCTTGCCCTATTGCTTGGCACTTCTCTAGGGGAGTGGGCTGTGGCTGGGGTGAGGTATTTTTGGGGGGGACAGCCCACTGGGATGTGCCCTTGAGATGTGAGCTGCGGAAACTGGCAGGCAGCACCTTCTCTTTGAGGTAGTCTTAGTCATCAGCCCAaacgccccaccccaccccgctccctcccctccccagtacacacacacacaaaagtctaaccccctctctccccccccaaaaaaaacaaacactgtaACTAACATCTTCACATTTTGTAAACTGCGAGGGGACGCCCCCTCTCACCACCCCAAAAAAGCAGTGAGGGCTggcaggtggggggagagagaggggggggaaggggcggGTAAAAAAACCGTGCAGGGGTTGAAAATCATACATTCAACTCTGTCGTGAAATAAATATTAGAGGGGGAAAATGAGTCAAAATGAAACGAGGAAagcaaaacgaaaaaaaaaataaatcactccccccccccatatacacatacacacacatacacaaacacacaggcaGTGACAAACAGCCGGACAATGGGACGAATGACATTCCTTTTGGCCCCAAGGATTTTCGGGGGCAAGGCTGCCCCGCCGGACTGGCTGTTGAGATGGTCCACCCCGACCCGTCGCAGGGTGTCTGCTCCGTTCTTTGCTGGGCTGTGTGAGTGTGTGTTGGGGGTGTCACGGAGCCCCAGGACGGCTTCATTCCTTGTTCATGGAGGCTCTACAAGAGTGCAGGACGGCCTTAAAGAGGAGGGGGAGCTGCTCCAGGGGGACGTTCACCATTTTTCCTGATAAGGCAAAAATACCCGCTGTGAATCATAGCTACCGTACCTGCGTCCTCCTGGGATACCAACAGCCATAAGCACTTACAACTTTTCTATCGCTTCACCACACTTTACGGCCCTCTGCTAagtggttgacagagtcagcattttggcccccaaacaatttgggtcctcattttgcccaccGTGGAAGGGACGGCAGgcggaatcaaccttgagccggtcaggatcgaactcctggcagtgagcagagttagactGCAATGCTGCGAGCtgaccattgcaccaccacagctGATAAGAGAGATAGTGagtgagatagagatagatgatagatagaaaagtaggtaggtaggtaggtaggtaggtagatagagacagacatatAGAGGgtacgtaggtaggtaggtaggtaggtaggtaggtaggtaggtaggtaggtaggtaggtaggtaggtagatagatagatagatagatagatagatagatagatagatagatagatagacagacagacagatagatacagacaAATATATGGTAGATAGTaggtagagagacagagagagacagatagatatagacggtaggtaggtagatgagagagacagacagagagagaaagacacagacagGCAGATAGCCATAGCActcggagatatatatatatatatatatatgtaggcctttggttattcgggtattctcccgcgtaaaattggaagtatcttggcgacgtttcgatgaagtctcattcgtcatcttcaggctggtgtttacagcttctagaagcacgaagctgtaaacaccagcctgaagatgacgaatgagacttcgtcgaaacattgccccTAAtagtctgggtcctcactttaccaacctcagaaagacagaaggctgagtcaaccttgagctacatgaggatcgaactgctggcagacgtcagtcagcagaactagcctgcagtactgcattctaaacattgtgccaccatggctctttgaaGAGAAACTGCCTCCTCCTAGCCTGGAGAATTTTAGAGCAAGTAGATGGAGCAACAAAGATTGCCCTTGCTTggtttaggacttgtggactattggtctccagaagttctggatgaAAACAAGCCCAACGTTCTTGAGATGTTCCACAGGCTCATCCTAGAAGACCAACTGGGCGCTTGGGAAGACTTTTGAGGTTTGGGAGCGATATTTGTCAATCTTGGCAACTCCCAGCTTCCCTCAGCcatgtgggaattgaagtccacacatcatagaggtgccaaggttaagaaacattgtTTAGGGGACTCCCAGCTTCCAGCCCAAGGAGGATCTCCTTACCTGGATGAGTTGCTTACCTGCGATATACCGGATCTCTGGCAGACACATCATCAGATCTGGAAAACGGTTTGGCTGGTGCGGGTATTTGAACTCCATGAAGTCCTGGCAGACATACCAGTATCGTTTGTTCAGCTGCTCCAGCTGGGAGGCCTTGGTCAGGCCCCGAATATCTGGATGCAGGACAGCacatgaaaaggaggaggaggggggggaagaggaggaggaagaagaagagcctCAATCTAAGGAtcgagaagttgtgaatgctccgacgctggaagattttaagaagagattggacaatcatttgtctgaaatgggatagggctgttgtggtccaccagcagcctgcagagctggcagcggagtcagaaagtgaggaggttggggaggaacatgggccagtcctggcattaggggaaggctcggatgagagttctgcattggaggcagagatggggccagggctatctgggagcgatgcgcggactccggagccttcagaggcggacagcagagaggcagagaaacagcaggagcctgttcctagtgcacgcatgcgtaaagctgccagaagacaaaagcagctaaagcaaaaaggacgactcaggagtaaggccaggagatgattggccccacccataaggcttaaaagatcagcaacggctcttgggctctttgtaggaaagcaacattgctacatttgtttctagtcggcatctcttgtttctgaacttcgtggggctttgccaagaaaagcctttggcagggtgccaaagaagatataggtttccggtgcacacatgcatgcagcaggccacctggtcttccggtttctggcgcgtgaagaccaactggctggtgcgcatgtgtgcaccggaaactggaagatcatcttcccgacgTGCACATGTGCATcggccagtggtggattgctcccggttctgtccggttctatagaaccggtagtaaaatcggcgggaggctctgcccacccgcctggaggtCGTAAATTATttatctgcgcatgtgcataagggtgcatgtgcacacccccgttgcgaactggtagtcaAGGTAAGTAGAAACCACCCCTGGCATCAGATGGCtgttcttccggtttccggcacgcaCAACACGCGTtcgctcccatttcggcactcagtgccgaaaaagttCACCAACACTGGGATAGAGCTTCCTGccggagcaggggttggactagaaaaggggtctccaaccttggcaactttaagcctggcggacttcgactcccagaattccccagccagctttgctggctggggaattctgggaattgaagtccgccaggcttaaagttgccaaggttggagacccctggactagaagacctccaagatcccttccaactctgttcttctgttataaTGCAACCCGCTGGCTCTGTCATTTGGCTAAAGGACAATTGTCCTGCCTGTTAGGAGAGAAAGGCGAACTGAAGAATTTTCTTGAAGTTGACCAGCTTTGGACCCTTAAGTCAGCATCCAAACTCTCAAAGCTTCTGGGTCCATCTCCAAGCAAACGAGTCTCCCAGAAGGAAGACCCCAACATGGAGGTGAGGAGATGTGCCCCCACCCACTTCCTAAATCTCAAGGCAGGCACTGGGTGCACCCAACCAGTCGTCACAAGGTTGCACTTATGGCCTGCCGCACAGCCCATCTTGTATTTATTATGCCTTCTTTGGCTCAGATTTCGATGAATTTGGGGCAgcggtggaattcatttttttttactaccggttctgtgggcgtggcttggtgggtgtggcaagggaaggacactgcaaaatccccattccctccccactccaggggaaggatgttgcaaaatccccattccctccccactccaggggaaggatattgcaaaatctccattccctccccactccaggggaaggatgttgcaaaatccccattccctccccattcctgggagaaggatattgcaaaacctccattccctccccactccaggggaaggatattgcaaaatctccattccccccccccactccaggggaaggatgttgcaaaatccccattccctccccactcctgggagaaggatattgcaaaatctccattccctccacactccaggggaaggatattgcaaaatctccattccctccccactccaggggaatacagggatactgcacaatccccattccctccctactccaggggaaggatactgcaaaatctccattccctccccactccaggggaaggatactgcacaatcccattccttccacactctggggccagccagatgtggcatttgccggttctctgaactactcaaaatttccactaccagttctccagaacctgtcagaacctgctgaatttcacccctgacttgggGTCCCtagctttatttctctttttccttgatCCCATTTCACTGGCCTTTTTGGTCAGGCCTTTGGGGTCCAAGACAGAAATTTGGGAGACCTTCTAGAAGCTGCCAACGAGAACTCCCAGGTTTCTTTATCACTGGGCCACCGGGGATGAGTCTGTTTGGGAGATGCGATTGGCAACTTCTGGAGGGTTCCAGGTTGTCCCCCTGCGTGCTCGccacaggaccacatggtttgtaCCTTCTCCAACCACCATGAAAGCACCAGAAGAACAGGACCATCAGAGCTTCTGGGCCAGGACGAAAGCCCATCCTTGTGGCCACTCACCTTGGTTGAGGAAGTTGATGGCCTTCATGCAGGCGTATTCCTCGTTGCTGACTTTCAGCTGGCTGAACTTCCGATACAGGTAGATGAGTCTTTCCATAACTTCCATCCCTTCTTCACTGAACCttcagagaaggagagaaagatgtcTGAAGGACTCGATCCCCAAACTtctggtctctctctctgttgcaaatcagctcctggtcttgagGAGGGCCCAGCAGAAGATGGAGGAGCAGAGAGACTGGCGGAGCAGAGGGTGGTGTCCGTTTCAGACCAGGGATTCTGGAGGTAGTAGCCATTCGCCGTGTtatatacagaggtgggtttcacataattttaccaccagttcgccggacactgaaaatgtgagcatgcacataCACTCTGCTTGTGCGCGCGGCTTGCACAACATGCAtgcggctaaataggacagcatagcgccgGGACAGGTGGGCGGGCCTACTCCacccgcaggtcgccactactggttcgcctgaattggtctgaaccggctgaatgccaccactggttaTATACTTCTGATACAACAAGTGTCTTCTGTTGTGTTGGAGGGTATTTTCAATGACCTAAAATGatcccctcctttcttcttttacaCTGAAGGGATTCAGTTGAGAATCCGTTCTGCAAAAAAACATCCCTGAGGCCAGGATGGGGCTGACCTCGTCAAGCAGAACTCAAACAAGTCTCTTGGGTATGAAATTGTAGGAGGAACAAGTCGGAAAGACCATGATTTCACATGGGCGAAACATTTTGGTTATACCAAAATAGATAGAAttggataaatggcagaaattatgggacaggaattataaattaacgatGTCAAccgcatataaagagaatttgtataagatgttttacagatggcattgaCCACTGGCGATGctgacaaaaatgtttaaagataaatcagctaaacatTGGAAAAGCCACCAAATACCTGGATGatcatactatcatatgtggtggtcatgtGGAGAAGCAAAGAAGTACTGGGAAAAAATTAAGACAAGGTTGGAAGAGATGATACAACAACGTATTGAGTTGAAACTAGAAATATTTCTGCTAGGAATTCTACCTGAAATTTATAGTAAAGAGAATGTATGTTTAATGATTCATGTATTAACCGCAGCTAGAattatatttgcacaatattggaaaagtgGAGAGGTTCCCattgaagagaaggtgataaggaaaatattagaatgtgcagaaatgaatagattaacgctggcaattaaggagaaagagaaatttcttgacagaacaattcatcagtggaaaaacttgcctccagaagttgcgaatgctccaacactggaggtttttaagaagaggttggataaccttttgtctgaagtggtgtagggtttcctgcctaggcagggggttggactagaagacctccaaggtcccttccaactctgttattgtgacTCTAGggttggcttgggggggggggagaaagcatTCTAGGACCCAGGTCAGGTCTTTAGCATCGCTTTCTGGAGATGTCTGCCCCGCCCTTAGAGAATCAccagagcccccccccctccccagagaCCCAATCTGGCAGCTGGTGCGGCCCTTTTCAGCTCCTGATAAGAGAATGGAGGAGATGAGAAAACCAGATGCTATAAATTTTACTCCCCATTGCAAACGTGCAGCTGGGGGGACTGGGGGGTGGTGGTGTCGGACAAGTCTTGATTTAAAGGGAGGGTAGGAGTTTCAAGGCAAGTCCGAAGCCCAGGGCGGGTCAAGGTTTCCAAAAGAAGAACAAGGAAAGTGGGAGAGGCGAGACAGATGTGCAGCACACAAGGGGGGAGGGCTCATCCCCCTGTGGCCAGGAGGAACACAGGGGGCTCGTGGTGAAAGAGCAGGCTCAACATCTGGAAAGGGGACAAGTCTTCCTTTATCGGGGTTTCGCCCCGCGGGGGGACCTCTTCAAAGCTGGTTTTGGGGAGGGAGGCCCTGGAGAGGGTCGGGAGGAGGAACTCAAGGAAATGCTCACATCTGCATGATAGGAAATTTCCAGAGGTGGCCGAACACTTGTAATGGAGCCAGGAAGGAGGTCTGACAATGATTTGGGGGAGGGATGAGACGGAGGGGACCCCTGGGTGAATTGGGGGGATGGAGGGGACCCCTGGATGAATTGGGGGGGACAGAGGGGACCCCTGGGTGAATTGGGGGGACTGAGGGGACCCCTGGGTGAATTGGGGGGACAGAGGGGACCCCTGGGTGAATTGGGGGGACGGAGGGGACCCCTGGATGAATTGGGGGGACGGAGGGGACCCCTGGATGAATTGGAGGGACGGAGGGGACCCCTGGATGAATTGGGGGGACAGTGGGGACCCCTGGATGaattggagggatggagggaaccCTTGGATCAATTGTGTTTGAAGATGGCTTTTCAAACACAACTTATACCACATGCAGGCCCTCGGCTTACAATagttccatttagtgaccgttcagttacaacggcgctgaaaaaagggattttaCAGCTGTTTTTTCACACTCACAACCGTTTTCGTGATCAATCATTCATACGCTCAGCggctgattcgtatttatgacaggttgcagcgtcccgggggagttccttttgcgaccttctgacgagcaaaaaaAATCAACGGTGGGAAGCTAACAAGGTTGTTAAACGAACCAGGTTTCCCCATCGAGTTTGCTCATCGGAAGGTGGcgaaaaggggatcccgtgacccaCTCCACCtgggatgctgcgaccgtcataaatatgaatcagttgtcaagcatccgcatTTAAATCACctaaccacggggatgctgcgaaggttgtTTCAGTGTGACAAAATAGCCATGGgccatttttttccagtgttgctgtaacttcaaactgtcactaaacgaatggttgtaagtggaggacgacCTGGGCTTCTGCTCGACCTGGGCCTGTTGGTATTTGGGATCCAAGGGCCCGAATGTCTTCTGCCATGCCCCTTTTCAAACAGATTTGGGGATGTTTCTAGGATGCCCTGTTAAGAAAGTGCCCATCCTGGCTTCCCCTTTGCCACAAAGTTCCCCCAAAAGGAAGAATCCGGATGTCTTAAAAACTCAGCAGGTCCTGGAACCCGGTTGCCACCACAGAaagcctcctccttctccaaagCCTTTGAAGGAGGAcacctagcactgatggtgttacctaactgggtcacgaaacgtctgcaagaaaaacaggCAAACTCAGAGGgcatcaaggacctcacagtcctctttcccctcccctcccttctaacactgatgatggtacctagtcgggtcatgaaacgtctgtaaagaaaacaacccagatcagagagcaccaaggacccacagtccTGTTCCTGGCTCTCCTCAaactccactctcttctagcactgatgatgttacctagttgggtcctgaaacatctaaaagaaaacaacccagctcagagagcaccaaggaccctacagtctaccccgacaattacctgaccttaggacctttcgccgcgaacttaaaacttatttatttcgtatggctggactagcctgatttttatctttattggatgggtttttaaaattttgtgattttatgggggagtatgttttttaacatttgggcatttaaattagttttttaagggatgcttttaattattgtgtgtatttgtattttatctgcctgttcaccaccctgagtccttcgggagaagggcggtatacaaattaaaatattattattattattattattattattattattattattattattattattattattattattattattattattattattattagttctcctcctcttccattctacaaaccccactcccttgtagcactgatggtgttatctagttgggtcatgaaacgtctgcaagaaaacaagccttttttctttttttttacctgtgCAACTCATCGTCGGAGGGCGAATACTTGGCGGTCACGTCCGCCAGGTCCCCGAAGATCTGCTTGCTGTAGACggtgagggaggaaaggaggatcaGCTCCTGCCAGGTGGAGCTCAGGAGGCAGGTGTAGTCCTTGATGGACAGCTCACAGAAAAAGGGCAGCTTCTTGATCCAGGAGATCTGGCGGAAGAGAAGCTCATCCGCCAGCCGGCACAGAAGGGCAAACAGCTCGGCCTGGGTCACTCTGTACCTGCGGAGccgggaacagaacagagtaaaaATAAAGTGTAAAAATAACGAGGGGATCAGttatcatctatggtggacatgtgataaagcaaaaaacaaaataaaataaaataaaaattggagtacgattcatattttaataccaaaaaaatatatatctggagataaaaatgaaaccagaatttttccttttgggtttaatcatgggggggaaaaaactagagaaaaaaaatagaactgtTATTATCTATGTTGACCGCAGCTATAAGACTATATTGCATGTGCAAAAATGGAAGGGCGCTTCGATTCCTACAATGGAGTTTGGCCAAAATGGCAAATTGACAATTTGGAttgaagaaaagaatagaagtGCTTTTGTTTCCATGCGGggactgcttctgaactttgtgcttgaagtggaaaagaacaaaaatttgattttggggtttttttaccaattagatccatgatggcgaacctatggcatgcgtgccacagctggcacgtaAAGCCCTCTCTGAGGGCAGGCAAGCCATCGCCCCAACTCAGCTCCACTGGGCATGCGTGcacgcctcccgctggccagctgacttttgggtctctgccacgcatgcacagggTGCATGCCGGAGATGTGTATGCATGcccaggggtggggggagcacagggagTCACACATGGATACACAATGGGGGGTGCCTGCACATTGCattataagtgcagggaggcctacggGGCGtggagggtgaaatgctcccctccatggcctgtttttgctcccaggaggctgcagagaggcctactaggcccgaaACGGGGCATGGAGTGGGGTGGCCCCCCAACGGcctgcctgtttttgctcccaggaggctgcagggaggcctactaggcccgaaACGGGGCACGGGGAGGGTgccccccccatggcccgtttttgctcccaggaggctgcagggaggcctactaggcccaaaacggggcatggggtggggtggcCCCCCAACGGccagtttttgctcccaggaggctgcagggaggcctactaggcccaaaacggggcatggggaggGTGCCCCCCccacggcccgtttttgctcccaggaggctgcagggaggcctactaggcctgaAACGGGGCATGGGGAGGGTGCCCCCCCCCACGGCCCGTATTTgcttccaggaggctgcagggaggcctactaggcccgaaACGGGGCATGGGGTGGGGCGGCCCCCAATGGCCCatatttgctcccaggaggctgcagggaggcctactaggcccaaaatggggcatggagtAGGGTGCCCCCCtcacggcccgtttttgctcccaggaggctgcagggaggcctactaagccTGAAACAGGGTGTGGAGGGAGTCCTTTGTACTTTgtgttttactttactttataactcaatgcaaaaaaaaaaaaagaagaagaagaagaagaagaagaagaggctgACAGCAAGGAAGCCCAGTTCCGGTCATTGCTTCTCCTGGTAGCCGTCCATTAAATTTGTGGCCTTCTGTGGGCCGCTGAGACGCGGCTGAATATGCAGAAAAGGGCCCTCGTTGGTTCTGCGGGCCCGTTTTGATCCACTACCTGGAGCGGCCAGACCGTTTTCccacaatccccccccccaatgcaggAGTTACGACATCGGAAGCACTTTGGTTTTGGCCCAGGGGCTTCAAGAGCCTGGGGTCTGTCTTGTCTCATGTCCTGGCTTCAAAACAGAGGACTGGGAAGAAgcagaagaataacagagttggaagggaccttggaggtcatctagtccaggggtctccaaccttggcaactttaagcctggaggacttcaatttccagaattcctcagccagctctgctggctggggaattctgggagttgaagtcctccaggcttaaagttgccaaggttggagaccccgttttagtccaaccccccgctcaagaaGAAAGCcctccatcatttcagacaaatggctgtctggtcTCTACTtaaaatggttggaaactaactaaagagagagaagcaacctggaattaaggagaaacttcctaacagtgaggacaatgaaccagtggaacagctggccaccagaagttgtgggcgctccatcactggaggtttttaagaagagactggacagacacttgtctgagatggtgtagtttctcctgcttgagaagggggctggactagaagacctccaaggtccctaccagctctattctattctaattctaaaaacctccagtgctgggaGTATTTgcaccttctggaggcaagttgttccactggtttattgttctgtcagaaaaaaatctgctttagttctaagttgcttctctccttgattagtttccacccattgcttcttgttctaccctcaggggctttggagaatagtttgactccctcctctttgtggcagcccctgagatattggaagactgctattgtgtctcccctagtccttcttttcattaaatgagacatactcagttcctgcaaccgttcttcatatgttttagcctccagtcccctaatcctctttgttgctcttctctgcactctttctagagtctcaacacctttacacagtgaccaaaactgaatgcggtatttcaagtatggtcttaccaaggaaTTATAATGCAGTActgacacttcacatgatcttgattctatccctctggctCACAGTGAAGTGACTATTTAATATAATCataattttagccattgtctattcaTTGCAGAAGGGACATGCTGGCTCAGTGGGTGAgacgctgaccttgtcgatcgaaaggtcagcaatttagcggttcgaatccctagcgccgcataagggggtgagctcccgttacttgtcccagtttctgccaacctagcagttcgaaagcacgtaaaaaaaatagaaaagtagaaaaataggggccacctttggtgggaagggaacagcgttctgtgtgcctttggcgttgagtcatgccggccacatgaccacagaggcgtcttcggacagtgctggctcttcggctttgaaacggagatgcgcaccgccccctagagttgggaacggttagcatgtatgtgcgagggggacctttacctttatccattGCAGGATGAAGGCTCCCATGCTTCCAACCGATACGATCCTGAGTTTTCTTTTGCCAGTCAGGCCCGCAATACTCACTTAATAGATCCAATTATATTTAAGCGACTGACGTCAGCgtcaagaggaggaagaggaaggagagagagctgCCACTCACCCGTCTTCAATCAGCATTGGGGTGCCCAAGGGCTCCAGGTCTTCTGCAGACACCAGCTGGCTGATGAGAAGCCCATGGGCTTGGGGGTCGAGGCTACGGGGTTGGGGGGGCAGCAGGGCCGTGTGAGTGGGGCAGCTGAGAAGGTGCGGCAGGTACTGGTAGGGGGCAGACACCGGCGTGCCCATGTATTGATCCCTGAGAACCGTAAATCCGTTCATCTCCACGGACCTACTGGAAGAAGCAAggcagggctgagagagaatggggggggggaagagagacccTCGACCGATTTGAACACCCCTGCCCCACAAAACCTTGGCTGCCCTCCACGGAGTCCCACCTCGAAGACGGAGTCGAGACCGGGGAAGGCTGGTTGCTTTCCGACACCCCGTTCCCCGGGGAGCTGTTATCGCTGTCTCCGTTGTTACACCAGGAGATGTTGGCCTCCCCTTCGAACTCCTGGCCGGACATGATCCGCTCGATCTCTTCCTCGGAGATCTGTAATCCACCCACCCCCGGCCCCCGGAGAAAGAAaaaccagggaggaggagggttaaATGGATCCCTTG
It encodes:
- the NR6A1 gene encoding nuclear receptor subfamily 6 group A member 1 isoform X1 codes for the protein MEPEPPPGAGAAERRPEPPPPNGFPQEPPAEHDPPFAADVEQMNAPPSVLLLNAGNDRVDQRTCLICGDRATGLHYGIISCEGCKGFFKRSICNRRVYRCSRDKNCVMSRKQRNRCQYCRLLKCLQMGMNRKAIREDGMPGGRNKSIGPVQISEEEIERIMSGQEFEGEANISWCNNGDSDNSSPGNGVSESNQPSPVSTPSSSRSVEMNGFTVLRDQYMGTPVSAPYQYLPHLLSCPTHTALLPPQPRSLDPQAHGLLISQLVSAEDLEPLGTPMLIEDGYRVTQAELFALLCRLADELLFRQISWIKKLPFFCELSIKDYTCLLSSTWQELILLSSLTVYSKQIFGDLADVTAKYSPSDDELHRFSEEGMEVMERLIYLYRKFSQLKVSNEEYACMKAINFLNQDIRGLTKASQLEQLNKRYWYVCQDFMEFKYPHQPNRFPDLMMCLPEIRYIAGKMVNVPLEQLPLLFKAVLHSCRASMNKE
- the NR6A1 gene encoding nuclear receptor subfamily 6 group A member 1 isoform X2, which gives rise to MEPEPPPGAGAAERRPEPPPPNGFPQEPPAEHDPPFAADVEQMNAPPSVLLLNAGNDRVDQRTCLICGDRATGLHYGIISCEGCKGFFKRSICNRRVYRCSRDKNCVMSRKQRNRCQYCRLLKCLQMGMNRKAIREDGMPGGRNKSIGPVQISEEEIERIMSGQEFEGEANISWCNNGDSDNSSPGNGVSESNQPSPVSTPSSRSVEMNGFTVLRDQYMGTPVSAPYQYLPHLLSCPTHTALLPPQPRSLDPQAHGLLISQLVSAEDLEPLGTPMLIEDGYRVTQAELFALLCRLADELLFRQISWIKKLPFFCELSIKDYTCLLSSTWQELILLSSLTVYSKQIFGDLADVTAKYSPSDDELHRFSEEGMEVMERLIYLYRKFSQLKVSNEEYACMKAINFLNQDIRGLTKASQLEQLNKRYWYVCQDFMEFKYPHQPNRFPDLMMCLPEIRYIAGKMVNVPLEQLPLLFKAVLHSCRASMNKE